A single window of Vibrio sp. SCSIO 43137 DNA harbors:
- the znuA gene encoding zinc ABC transporter substrate-binding protein ZnuA codes for MKRIVCGLLSLLLSSHAAHAIDIVTSIKPLQLITLEITQGVTKPELLVNSTASPHDYALKPSDVRKVVDADLVIWLGPELESFLPKVMAKQKSQLQLSASDKITFREFGEEAGSHEGHNHGAESIDPHIWLGPLQAGQSAKVITDKLAEVDPQHAEIYQNNYKAFIKGLDKTVADLTAELAPLKSEGYYVFHDGYGYFEDQFRMNKQGYFTLSPERKPGAKTIIQIKSELRSGKASCVFTEPQFKPSIVKSVTRGTQVTIGELDPLATKIAVKPSAYFEFLADMGNRFSQCLNGKS; via the coding sequence ATGAAACGTATAGTGTGCGGGTTACTCTCTTTGCTGCTTTCTTCTCACGCGGCGCACGCCATTGATATTGTGACCAGTATTAAGCCGTTACAGCTTATCACACTGGAGATTACTCAGGGAGTGACTAAGCCGGAGTTGCTGGTTAACTCGACAGCTTCTCCTCATGACTATGCCCTTAAACCTTCTGATGTCCGTAAGGTAGTTGATGCTGATCTGGTTATCTGGCTGGGGCCTGAGCTGGAATCGTTTCTGCCTAAAGTAATGGCTAAACAGAAAAGTCAGCTACAACTCTCAGCGTCAGATAAGATTACCTTCCGTGAGTTTGGTGAAGAGGCAGGTTCTCATGAAGGCCACAATCACGGTGCCGAGAGTATTGATCCGCATATCTGGTTGGGGCCATTGCAGGCAGGACAATCTGCAAAGGTTATTACTGACAAGCTGGCAGAAGTCGATCCGCAGCACGCTGAAATTTATCAGAATAACTATAAGGCGTTTATAAAAGGGCTGGACAAAACGGTGGCGGATCTTACCGCAGAGCTGGCTCCCTTAAAGTCTGAAGGTTATTACGTGTTCCATGACGGCTATGGCTATTTTGAAGACCAGTTCAGAATGAATAAGCAGGGTTACTTTACCTTGTCACCGGAAAGAAAGCCGGGGGCAAAAACCATTATTCAGATCAAATCAGAGTTGCGATCAGGAAAAGCCAGTTGCGTATTTACCGAGCCGCAATTTAAACCTTCGATCGTAAAGTCTGTTACCCGCGGCACTCAGGTCACTATCGGCGAACTGGACCCTCTGGCGACCAAAATAGCCGTTAAACCATCCGCTTATTTCGAGTTTTTAGCCGATATGGGCAATCGCTTCAGCCAGTGCCTGAACGGCAAAAGCTAA